The proteins below come from a single Fodinicola acaciae genomic window:
- a CDS encoding PHA/PHB synthase family protein, which translates to MAFSLRSVVDVAVRTVVSLPVLAADAVAASELSSRIDPAGLREGLAELARALGRDPGLFNRIATETAADSVRLTLIAALRGAGLEIDDEIEFDRTDPRFTDPAWLHNAWYFHWAQQHAAFVRHLRQLVLEAELDDDSRAKATLAVEQIAHAIAPSNFPASNPTAVKEAFDTGGASVVRGGRNLVRDLVSNAGRPLQVNHGAYTLGQDLATTKGGVVFRDRLCELIQYEPRTPKTYATPMLFVPPWINKYYLLDLAPGRSLVDWTVHSGHTSFAISYRNPDESIGSITLDDYLTESIRPALAAIRDITGSPLVNVTGFGMGGTLAAVAADSGVSSLTLLGSLLDFSEPGPVGLAVEEALERLDRLPERALVPGATIAAFFDAVRADPLRWRFLVNDWMLGREPPASDVMTWNGDTVRVPAAALASYLRTFYLNNRFADGTLALAGRAVTPSSIRAAAYVVAGQADQLAPWRSAYASLRLLPGPTRFVLASGGRVRSLLACDSFLSGDGPYATPPDQWFAGAQETPGSWWPDWTNWLSARSGKLRRPPTVGNHNHRVLADAPGRYAWQR; encoded by the coding sequence GTGGCATTCAGCCTGCGCAGCGTGGTCGACGTCGCCGTACGCACGGTGGTGTCGCTGCCGGTGCTCGCCGCCGACGCGGTGGCCGCCAGCGAGCTGTCCAGCCGGATCGACCCGGCCGGCCTGCGCGAAGGGCTGGCCGAGCTGGCTCGCGCGCTCGGCCGCGATCCCGGGCTGTTCAACCGGATCGCCACCGAAACCGCGGCCGACAGCGTACGGCTGACGCTGATCGCGGCATTGCGTGGCGCCGGGTTGGAAATCGACGACGAGATCGAGTTCGACCGCACCGATCCGCGGTTCACCGATCCGGCCTGGCTGCACAACGCCTGGTATTTCCACTGGGCTCAACAACATGCCGCGTTCGTGCGGCACCTGCGCCAGCTCGTGCTGGAAGCCGAGCTCGACGACGACAGCCGCGCCAAGGCGACGCTGGCGGTCGAGCAGATCGCACACGCGATCGCGCCGTCGAATTTTCCCGCCAGCAACCCGACCGCGGTGAAGGAGGCCTTCGACACCGGCGGCGCCAGCGTCGTACGCGGTGGCCGCAACCTGGTCCGCGACCTGGTGTCCAACGCCGGCCGGCCGCTGCAGGTCAACCACGGCGCGTACACCCTCGGCCAGGACCTGGCGACGACCAAGGGCGGCGTGGTCTTCCGCGACCGGCTGTGCGAGCTCATCCAGTACGAGCCGCGGACCCCGAAAACGTACGCGACGCCGATGCTCTTCGTGCCGCCGTGGATCAACAAGTACTACCTTCTCGACCTGGCGCCCGGCCGCAGCCTGGTCGACTGGACCGTCCACAGTGGACACACGAGTTTCGCGATCAGCTATCGAAATCCGGACGAGTCGATCGGTTCGATCACGCTCGACGACTATCTCACCGAGAGCATCCGGCCGGCGTTGGCGGCGATACGTGACATCACCGGCTCGCCGCTGGTCAACGTGACCGGCTTTGGCATGGGTGGCACTCTGGCCGCGGTCGCCGCCGACTCCGGTGTCTCGTCGCTGACGCTTTTGGGGTCGTTGCTGGACTTTTCCGAGCCCGGGCCGGTCGGCCTGGCGGTCGAGGAGGCGCTGGAGCGGCTGGACCGGCTGCCCGAGCGCGCGCTCGTGCCGGGCGCCACCATCGCGGCCTTCTTCGACGCCGTACGCGCCGACCCGCTGCGGTGGCGTTTCCTGGTCAACGACTGGATGCTCGGCCGCGAACCGCCGGCCTCGGACGTGATGACCTGGAACGGCGACACCGTACGCGTGCCGGCCGCCGCACTGGCCTCGTATCTGCGGACTTTCTATCTGAACAACAGGTTTGCCGACGGCACGCTGGCGCTGGCCGGCCGCGCGGTCACGCCGTCGTCGATCCGCGCCGCCGCGTACGTCGTCGCCGGTCAGGCGGACCAGCTGGCACCGTGGCGGTCGGCTTATGCCAGCCTGCGCCTGCTGCCTGGACCGACCCGCTTCGTCCTCGCCTCCGGTGGCCGCGTACGCAGCCTGCTCGCCTGCGACAGCTTCCTGTCCGGCGACGGGCCGTACGCGACACCGCCGGACCAGTGGTTTGCCGGCGCGCAGGAGACACCCGGCAGTTGGTGGCCTGACTGGACAAACTGGCTGAGCGCACGCTCCGGAAAACTCCGCCGGCCACCGACCGTCGGCAACCACAACCACCGCGTACTCGCCGACGCACCGGGCCGCTACGCCTGGCAGCGCTGA
- the topA gene encoding type I DNA topoisomerase, translated as MPADRTSPPRKTAARGRGRTGGTRLVIVESPAKAKTIAGYLGSDYIVEASIGHIRDLPRNAADVPAKYKGEAWARLGVDVDNGFEPLYVVSPDRKQQVAKLRDALKSASEVYLATDEDREGEAIAWHLAETLKPNVPVRRMVFHEITRSAIEQAAANPRELDINLVDAQETRRILDRLYGYEVSPVLWKKVMPKLSAGRVQSVATRIVVEREKARMAFKAASYADVEGTFTVTEPAKADDPRSFNATLIALDGDRIATGKDFDPATGKVASGVIHLDESGAAGLAARLDGVPFAVSRVEEKPYRRRPYAPFMTSTLQQEAGRKLRWSAAQVMRVAQRLYENGYITYMRTDSTNLSETAINAARQQVRELYGDRYVPAEPRRYAKKVKNAQEAHEAIRPSGDAFQTPGALAGRLERDEFLLYELIWKRTIASQMTDAVGRSVSVRLSGTSTSGEVADFSASGKTITDPGFLRAYVESLDEGAGDESDDAERRLPTLAKGDRLDASNLAARGHTTQPPARYTEASLVKAMEELGIGRPSTYASIMQTIQDRGYVWKKGSALIPSFVAFAVNQLLEQHFARLVDYGFTASVEEDLDRIAAGDRQRVDWLTRFYFGAADGVEGGIARAGGLRKMVAENLGDIDARGVNSIPLFKDDQDRDVVVRVGRYGPYIQAGGDDGDRVSLPEDIIPDELTPERVAELLSAPSDGRTLGTDPDTGHELIVKAGRYGPYVTEVLPEGDESKPRTGSLFATMSPDSVTLDDALKLLSLPRMLGFTEGGEEVTAQNGRYGPYIKAGKESRSLGSEPELFTIDLPGALALLAQPKTRGRAAAKPPLRELGEDPVSGKPMVIKEGRFGPYVTDGETNASLRKGDDIATISDERAAELLADRRARGPVKKTARKTAAKKAPAKTAAAKSTAKKTVTKAAKKAPAKKTAAKKATRPKN; from the coding sequence GTGCCAGCCGACAGGACGAGCCCGCCGCGCAAGACCGCTGCCCGCGGTCGTGGCAGGACCGGCGGGACCCGCCTGGTCATCGTCGAGTCGCCGGCGAAGGCCAAGACGATCGCCGGCTATCTGGGCTCCGACTACATCGTCGAAGCCAGCATCGGTCACATCCGTGACCTGCCGCGCAACGCCGCCGACGTACCGGCGAAGTACAAGGGTGAGGCGTGGGCCCGGCTCGGCGTGGACGTGGACAACGGCTTCGAGCCGCTGTACGTGGTCAGCCCCGACCGCAAGCAACAGGTGGCCAAGCTGCGCGACGCGCTGAAGAGCGCCTCCGAGGTCTATCTGGCAACGGATGAGGACCGCGAGGGTGAGGCGATCGCCTGGCATCTCGCGGAGACCCTGAAGCCGAACGTGCCGGTGCGCCGGATGGTGTTCCACGAGATCACCCGGTCGGCCATCGAGCAGGCCGCGGCCAACCCGCGCGAGCTGGACATCAACCTGGTCGACGCGCAGGAGACCCGGCGGATCCTGGACCGGCTGTACGGCTATGAGGTCTCGCCGGTGCTGTGGAAGAAGGTCATGCCGAAGCTCTCGGCCGGCCGCGTGCAGTCCGTCGCGACCCGGATCGTGGTCGAGCGCGAGAAGGCCCGGATGGCCTTCAAGGCCGCGTCGTACGCCGACGTCGAGGGCACCTTCACCGTCACCGAGCCCGCCAAAGCCGACGATCCAAGATCCTTCAACGCGACCCTGATCGCCCTGGACGGTGACCGGATCGCGACCGGGAAGGACTTCGACCCGGCCACCGGGAAGGTCGCCTCCGGCGTCATCCACCTCGACGAGTCCGGCGCCGCCGGGCTCGCGGCACGTCTGGACGGCGTGCCGTTCGCGGTCAGCCGGGTCGAGGAGAAGCCGTACCGCCGCCGGCCGTACGCGCCGTTCATGACCTCCACGCTGCAGCAGGAGGCCGGCCGCAAGCTGCGCTGGTCGGCCGCGCAGGTGATGCGGGTCGCGCAGCGGCTCTACGAGAACGGCTACATCACCTACATGCGTACCGACTCGACCAACCTGTCGGAGACCGCGATCAACGCGGCCCGCCAGCAGGTGCGCGAGCTCTACGGCGACCGGTACGTACCGGCCGAGCCGCGCCGCTATGCGAAGAAGGTCAAGAACGCGCAGGAGGCGCACGAGGCGATCCGGCCGTCCGGCGACGCCTTCCAGACGCCCGGCGCGCTGGCCGGCCGGCTGGAGCGCGACGAGTTCCTGCTTTACGAGCTGATCTGGAAGCGGACGATCGCCAGCCAGATGACCGACGCGGTCGGCCGCAGCGTGTCCGTACGGCTGTCCGGCACGTCCACCTCCGGCGAGGTCGCCGACTTCTCCGCCTCCGGCAAGACGATCACCGACCCCGGCTTTCTCCGCGCGTACGTCGAGTCGCTGGACGAAGGCGCCGGCGACGAGTCCGACGACGCCGAGCGGCGGCTGCCGACGCTGGCCAAGGGTGACCGGCTGGACGCCAGCAACCTGGCCGCGCGCGGTCACACCACGCAACCGCCGGCCCGCTACACCGAGGCCAGCCTGGTGAAGGCGATGGAGGAGCTGGGCATCGGCCGGCCGTCCACGTACGCGTCGATCATGCAGACGATCCAGGACCGCGGCTATGTGTGGAAGAAGGGGTCGGCGCTGATCCCGTCCTTCGTCGCGTTCGCGGTGAACCAGCTGCTGGAGCAGCACTTCGCGCGGTTGGTCGACTATGGCTTCACCGCCTCGGTCGAGGAGGACCTGGACCGGATCGCCGCCGGTGACCGGCAGCGTGTCGACTGGCTGACCAGGTTTTACTTCGGTGCGGCCGACGGTGTCGAAGGCGGCATCGCGCGCGCCGGTGGCCTGCGCAAGATGGTCGCGGAGAACCTCGGCGACATCGACGCGCGCGGCGTCAACTCGATCCCGCTGTTCAAGGACGACCAGGACCGCGACGTGGTCGTACGGGTCGGTCGTTACGGACCGTACATCCAGGCCGGCGGTGACGACGGCGACCGCGTGTCGCTGCCGGAGGACATCATCCCGGACGAGCTGACCCCGGAGCGGGTCGCCGAGCTGCTGTCCGCGCCGAGTGACGGCCGGACGTTGGGGACCGATCCGGACACCGGTCACGAGCTGATCGTGAAGGCCGGCCGCTATGGACCGTACGTGACCGAGGTGCTGCCGGAAGGCGACGAGTCCAAGCCGCGCACCGGCAGCCTGTTCGCCACCATGTCGCCGGACTCGGTGACCCTCGATGACGCGCTGAAGCTGCTGTCGCTGCCGCGGATGCTCGGCTTCACCGAAGGCGGCGAGGAGGTCACCGCGCAGAACGGCCGCTATGGCCCGTACATCAAGGCCGGCAAGGAGTCGCGTTCGCTCGGCTCGGAGCCGGAGCTGTTCACCATCGACCTTCCTGGCGCCTTGGCGCTGCTGGCGCAGCCGAAGACCCGCGGCCGCGCGGCCGCGAAGCCGCCGCTGCGTGAGCTCGGCGAGGACCCGGTCAGCGGCAAGCCGATGGTGATCAAGGAGGGCCGCTTTGGCCCGTACGTGACCGACGGCGAGACCAACGCGAGCCTGCGCAAGGGTGACGACATCGCCACCATCTCCGACGAACGTGCCGCCGAACTACTCGCCGACCGCCGCGCCCGCGGCCCGGTGAAGAAGACCGCCCGCAAGACCGCCGCCAAGAAGGCCCCGGCCAAGACCGCGGCGGCCAAGAGCACGGCGAAGAAAACCGTCACCAAGGCCGCGAAGAAAGCCCCAGCCAAGAAGACCGCCGCCAAGAAGGCGACTCGGCCCAAGAACTAA
- a CDS encoding DUF4157 domain-containing protein: protein MRGHGTENDLEQTFRPKGDRIERDEPAGELAESPALMGKAAAAGRTDVLGAAGMLGLQRAVGNAAAGTLMEEERSPVHDVVNSGGGSALDDDTRADMESRIGADFGDVRVHTDSAAHESAQSVNAHAYTVGNNIVFQRDKYDPSSDAGKHMLAHELTHVVQQRSGPVDGTDAGGGIQVSDPSDRFERDAVANADRVMSAPAPVQTAAAGGAGAAVQRCGDGSDHDHGAEVQTYVQRDEAPAEETEEDPTAQTFVQREGEEEEEAAE from the coding sequence ATGCGCGGGCACGGCACCGAGAACGACCTGGAACAGACCTTCCGGCCCAAAGGCGACCGGATCGAGCGCGACGAACCGGCTGGGGAACTGGCTGAGAGCCCGGCACTGATGGGGAAGGCCGCGGCGGCCGGACGCACCGACGTCCTCGGCGCCGCCGGCATGCTCGGCCTGCAGCGCGCGGTCGGCAACGCGGCCGCCGGCACGCTGATGGAGGAGGAGCGCTCCCCCGTACACGACGTGGTGAACTCCGGCGGCGGCTCGGCGCTGGACGACGACACGCGCGCCGACATGGAGTCGCGGATTGGCGCCGACTTCGGCGACGTGCGCGTGCACACCGACAGCGCGGCGCACGAGTCCGCGCAGTCGGTCAACGCGCACGCGTACACGGTCGGCAACAACATCGTCTTCCAGCGCGACAAGTACGACCCGAGCTCGGACGCCGGCAAGCACATGCTGGCGCACGAGCTGACCCACGTCGTGCAGCAGCGCAGCGGGCCGGTGGACGGCACCGACGCCGGCGGCGGCATCCAGGTCAGCGACCCGTCGGACCGGTTCGAGCGCGACGCGGTGGCCAACGCCGACCGCGTCATGTCGGCGCCGGCACCGGTGCAGACGGCCGCGGCCGGTGGCGCAGGCGCCGCCGTGCAGCGGTGCGGCGACGGCTCGGATCACGACCACGGCGCCGAGGTGCAGACGTACGTCCAGCGCGACGAGGCTCCGGCGGAGGAGACCGAGGAGGACCCCACCGCGCAGACTTTCGTCCAGCGCGAGGGCGAGGAGGAAGAGGAAGCCGCCGAGTAG
- a CDS encoding acetylxylan esterase, translating into MTAAIDRPLDELRDYRPDLHVPSDLTEFWSDTLEQTRRHPLDATFEKVETALRTVEVYDVRFAGYGGQRVAGWFILPKHHNEKLPCIVQYVGYGGGRGLPHQALTWASFGYAHFVMDTRGQGSSWSVGITPDEPVATPHVPGFLTLGLPDRDNYYYRRVYADAVRAVEAAKTHPVVDKVITFGGSQGGGLALAAGALADGVDAVLSDVPFLCHFRRAVDLAVEGPYPELVRWCKTHRLLAEDAFTALSYFDGAVLARKSLPPALFSVALRDPVCPPSTVFAAYNHYAGERDIRVWEWNEHEGGGDHQILEQIDWLAARDLAGH; encoded by the coding sequence ATGACCGCTGCGATCGACCGTCCGCTCGACGAGCTGCGCGACTACCGACCTGACCTGCACGTCCCCAGTGACCTGACCGAGTTCTGGTCGGACACGCTGGAGCAGACCCGGCGACATCCGCTCGACGCGACCTTCGAGAAGGTCGAGACGGCGTTGCGGACGGTCGAGGTGTACGACGTGCGGTTCGCCGGCTACGGCGGCCAGCGTGTCGCCGGCTGGTTCATACTTCCCAAGCATCACAACGAAAAGCTGCCGTGCATCGTGCAGTACGTCGGCTATGGCGGCGGCCGCGGGTTGCCGCATCAGGCGCTCACCTGGGCCTCATTTGGCTATGCGCATTTCGTCATGGACACGCGCGGCCAAGGCAGCTCCTGGTCGGTCGGCATCACGCCGGACGAGCCGGTCGCCACGCCGCACGTGCCGGGATTTCTCACGCTCGGCCTGCCGGATCGCGACAACTACTACTATCGCCGCGTCTACGCCGATGCCGTACGCGCGGTCGAGGCGGCGAAGACGCATCCGGTCGTCGACAAGGTCATCACCTTTGGCGGCAGCCAGGGCGGCGGACTGGCGCTGGCCGCCGGGGCACTCGCCGACGGTGTCGACGCCGTATTGTCGGACGTGCCGTTCCTGTGCCATTTCCGGCGTGCCGTGGATCTCGCCGTCGAAGGCCCCTATCCGGAGCTCGTACGCTGGTGCAAGACACATCGCCTGCTGGCCGAGGACGCCTTCACCGCACTGTCCTATTTCGACGGTGCCGTCCTCGCCCGGAAATCCCTGCCGCCGGCACTTTTCTCGGTCGCGCTGCGCGATCCGGTCTGTCCGCCGTCGACGGTTTTCGCGGCGTACAACCATTATGCCGGCGAGCGGGACATCCGCGTCTGGGAATGGAACGAGCACGAAGGCGGCGGCGACCACCAGATCCTCGAGCAGATCGACTGGCTCGCCGCGCGGGATCTAGCCGGTCACTGA
- a CDS encoding sodium-translocating pyrophosphatase, whose amino-acid sequence MPGNETYLAEAAKVDLTGPNVTYVVIVAVIALIALAASFALVRVVLAAPQGTPKMQTIAAGVQEGASAFLNRQFRTLAIFGVLALVLLSLLPADTVGIRIGRSVFFLVGAVFSGIIAYAGMGMATRANLRVAAAARDGAKGSATAMGIAFKTGGVVGFMTVGLGLLGASLVVFIFQGEAPKVLEGFGFGAALLAMFIRVGGGIFTKAADVGADLVGKVEQGIPEDDPRNAATIADNVGDNVGDCAGMAADLFESYAVTLVAALILGGAAFGSAGLVFPLIVPGIGVITAILGVLITRLRPSDKSGMTAINRAFFISAAVSAVLCAIAVFLYLPSKVSALPGIAAEVASQSGNLNPQVIALGAVLIGIVLAVVIQQLTGYFTEVGGKPVTEVGKTSLTGPATVVLSGFTLGLESAVYTAVIIGIAVFGAFILGGGSIILGLFAISLAGCGLLTTVGVIVAMDTFGPISDNAQGIAEMSGDIDEAGARVLTDLDAVGNTTKAITKGIAIATAVLAATALFGAFSDEVKAAVPAGALNGLDEAAKYAYEGVLNVANPANLIGLIIGAAVVFLFSGLAINAVTRAAGAIVFEVRRQFKEIPGIMEGTTRPEYGKVVDICTKDSLRELATPGLLAVMAPIAVGFGLGVGALGAYLAGAIATGVLMAILLANSGGAWDNAKKMVEDGEFGGKGTDAHAATVIGDTVGDPFKDTAGPSINPLIKVMNLVSLLIAPAIVYFSLGAGDNPAVRYSIAAVAVIVIIAAVWVSKRRATSVGGDTPSNSEKATAGNAA is encoded by the coding sequence ATGCCCGGGAATGAGACCTACCTCGCCGAAGCGGCGAAGGTGGACCTCACCGGCCCCAACGTGACCTACGTGGTCATCGTGGCCGTCATCGCACTGATAGCGCTCGCCGCTTCGTTCGCACTGGTGCGAGTGGTGCTCGCCGCACCGCAGGGGACACCGAAGATGCAGACGATCGCTGCCGGTGTCCAGGAAGGAGCCTCGGCGTTCCTCAACCGCCAGTTCAGGACGCTCGCCATCTTCGGCGTGCTCGCGCTGGTGCTGCTGTCGCTGTTGCCGGCCGACACCGTCGGCATCCGGATCGGCCGTTCGGTCTTCTTCCTGGTCGGCGCGGTGTTCTCCGGCATCATCGCGTACGCCGGCATGGGGATGGCCACTCGCGCCAACCTGCGGGTCGCGGCGGCCGCGCGGGACGGCGCCAAGGGCTCCGCGACCGCGATGGGGATCGCCTTCAAGACCGGCGGCGTGGTCGGCTTCATGACCGTCGGCCTCGGCCTGCTGGGCGCCAGCCTGGTGGTCTTCATCTTCCAGGGTGAGGCCCCGAAGGTGCTGGAGGGCTTCGGCTTCGGCGCCGCCCTGCTGGCCATGTTCATCCGTGTCGGTGGCGGCATCTTCACCAAGGCCGCGGACGTCGGCGCCGACCTGGTCGGCAAGGTCGAGCAGGGGATCCCGGAGGACGACCCGCGTAACGCCGCGACCATCGCCGACAACGTCGGCGACAACGTCGGCGACTGCGCCGGCATGGCCGCCGACCTGTTCGAGTCGTACGCGGTCACCCTGGTCGCCGCGCTGATCCTCGGTGGCGCCGCGTTCGGCTCCGCGGGCCTGGTCTTCCCGCTGATCGTGCCGGGCATCGGTGTCATCACCGCCATCCTCGGCGTGCTGATCACCCGGCTGCGGCCGAGCGACAAGAGCGGCATGACCGCGATCAACCGCGCGTTCTTCATCTCGGCCGCGGTCTCCGCGGTGCTCTGCGCGATCGCCGTCTTCCTCTACCTGCCGAGCAAGGTCTCCGCGCTGCCCGGCATCGCGGCCGAGGTGGCCAGCCAGTCCGGCAACCTCAACCCGCAGGTCATCGCGCTCGGCGCGGTGCTGATCGGCATCGTGCTGGCGGTCGTCATCCAGCAGCTCACCGGCTATTTCACCGAGGTCGGCGGCAAGCCGGTCACCGAGGTCGGCAAGACCTCGCTGACCGGTCCGGCCACCGTGGTGCTGTCCGGCTTCACGCTGGGCCTGGAGTCGGCCGTCTACACCGCCGTCATCATCGGCATCGCGGTCTTCGGGGCGTTCATCCTCGGCGGCGGCTCGATCATCCTCGGCCTGTTCGCCATCTCGCTGGCCGGCTGCGGCCTGCTGACCACCGTCGGCGTCATCGTCGCGATGGACACCTTCGGCCCGATCTCGGACAACGCGCAGGGCATCGCCGAGATGTCCGGTGACATCGACGAGGCCGGCGCGCGCGTGCTGACCGACCTGGACGCGGTCGGCAACACCACCAAGGCCATCACCAAGGGCATCGCGATCGCGACCGCCGTGCTGGCCGCCACGGCGCTGTTCGGCGCCTTCAGCGACGAGGTCAAGGCGGCCGTGCCGGCCGGGGCACTCAACGGCCTGGACGAGGCCGCCAAGTACGCGTACGAAGGCGTGCTGAACGTCGCCAACCCGGCCAACCTGATCGGCCTGATCATCGGTGCCGCGGTGGTGTTCCTGTTCTCCGGCCTGGCGATCAACGCGGTCACCCGCGCGGCCGGCGCCATCGTGTTCGAGGTGCGGCGGCAGTTCAAGGAGATCCCCGGCATCATGGAGGGGACGACCCGGCCGGAGTACGGCAAGGTGGTCGACATCTGCACCAAGGACTCGCTGCGTGAGCTGGCCACTCCCGGCCTGCTCGCGGTGATGGCGCCGATCGCGGTCGGCTTCGGCCTCGGCGTCGGCGCTCTCGGCGCGTATCTGGCCGGCGCCATCGCCACCGGCGTGCTGATGGCGATCCTGCTGGCCAACTCCGGCGGTGCCTGGGACAACGCGAAGAAGATGGTCGAGGACGGCGAGTTCGGCGGCAAGGGGACCGACGCGCATGCCGCGACCGTCATCGGCGACACCGTCGGCGACCCGTTCAAGGACACCGCGGGCCCGTCGATCAACCCGCTGATCAAGGTGATGAACCTGGTCTCGCTGCTGATCGCGCCGGCGATCGTGTACTTCTCGCTCGGTGCCGGCGACAACCCGGCGGTGCGCTACAGCATCGCCGCGGTGGCGGTGATCGTCATCATCGCGGCCGTGTGGGTCAGCAAGCGGCGCGCCACCTCGGTCGGCGGCGACACGCCGTCCAACTCCGAGAAGGCGACCGCTGGCAACGCGGCCTAG
- a CDS encoding peptidase inhibitor family I36 protein, with product MRMRHLAAALAGALALTAALSTTATPAAAAAPAGESFLAAHGINPATLAPGWKVDGQRVVWDNGSVILSPAVYGLSACDPGYVCLYETDNYNTGPYDHNKRMLQFNTIGYRNMYTYGFNDQMSSWYNRRGLDARWYYDDNKGGTSRCMGAGAKVAVVGAADNDKLSSLLIYSTSTAC from the coding sequence ATGCGGATGCGACACCTCGCGGCCGCGCTGGCCGGAGCGCTCGCGCTGACCGCGGCGCTGAGCACGACGGCCACACCGGCGGCTGCCGCCGCCCCGGCCGGCGAGTCATTCCTCGCCGCACACGGCATCAATCCAGCGACGCTCGCTCCCGGCTGGAAGGTCGACGGCCAGCGGGTCGTCTGGGACAACGGCTCGGTGATCCTCTCGCCGGCGGTCTACGGCCTGTCCGCCTGCGATCCCGGCTATGTCTGCCTTTACGAGACGGACAACTACAACACCGGACCGTACGACCACAACAAGCGGATGCTGCAGTTCAACACCATCGGCTATCGCAACATGTACACGTACGGCTTCAACGACCAGATGTCCTCCTGGTACAACCGCCGCGGCCTGGACGCGCGCTGGTACTACGACGACAACAAAGGCGGCACGTCCCGCTGCATGGGTGCCGGCGCGAAGGTCGCCGTCGTCGGCGCGGCGGACAACGACAAGCTGAGCTCGCTGCTGATCTACAGCACCTCAACAGCCTGCTGA